DNA from Bdellovibrionales bacterium:
CTGAGAGTTTTTGAGTGCCACGTGAGATCGGCCACATTAAATTCTTGTTTGTAGTTTCACCTAAGTACTTTTCATTCATCCACCAGCGCACGCGGTCTTTCGCGCCGGCGTTTTCAACTTTAAGCTCTAGTGCCTGCGCGTTGGCTGGTAAGCGCGGATCCCAGGCAAGCTCCACATGCGGGAGCGGGAATGAAATGCGCGCCTCCGTATGCACCGTTCCTACCGCCGAATTTGCTACCGAGCCCACGGTGTTTTTTAGCTCTGTGCCGGGGATGAAATATTCGGTGTAAGATTGGCACTCATTCGCGGTCTTTAATGTCACCATCTCACCTTGTTTGCAGATCTCTTGCGCGATGAGGTTTTCATTCAATGCCAGCGGTTTGGTCGCCGGCATTTCTTGATTGAGATAATTAAACACCGATCTTAAGAGCAAAGCGGGACCACGCGCACCGGTGTTCCCCTCTGTCGGACGACGATCCAAATCGCCCATCCACACGCCGACCACATAGCGGCCGTTAAATCCGACAGCCCAGGCATCACGATAATCGGTGGCGGTTCCGGTTTTCACTGAAGTTGGTGCCGGAAAGTTCAGAATCGAAGTGGCACCGAATTCCATCAAACGTGCTTTCGGATCAGCTAAGATATTGCTTACCAAACTTGCCGCCATTGGTTCCAAGATGGGTTCTGTGGTGCGAGTCGGCTCCATCTTAAACCAGCGAAGCGGACGCACGCGTCCTTCGTTGGCAAACAAAGTATAAGCTTGCACCAGATCCAATAACGTCACTTCACTGCTTCCGAGGGCTAACCCCTCGCCATAAAAATCAGCGTTCTCGCGCAAGGTTGAAAACTGCGCGCGTTTCATAAATTCTAGCAACGCTTCCGGTGTCACGAACTTGACGGTCTTAATCGCCGGAGTGTTCAGAGAATTCCCGAGAGCTTCACGGATGGTCACCGGGCCATAGTATTCTCGGCTGTAATTACGAATGGCGTGCACTCCGCGGCCAACAGCAGTTACTAGCGGCTCATCAATAATCACTGTCGCCGGTGTCCATCCCTTTTGAAAAGCCAGACCATATAAGAACGGTTTTAGTGTTGAACCCGGCTGGCGCGGAACAAGAACCGTATTGTAGCTCGTGCCGCCTGAAACGGACCATGCAAGCACTTCCCCCGTCTGATGATCCGCCACCAACAGAGCGCCGTGATTCACGTTCTTCTTTTTAAGGTTTTCAATTTCATGATCTAAAAGATTCTGCGAAAAATTCTGCAGGCCACCGTCGATCGTGGTTTCAATAATGCCCGCGGTTACTCCGTGGCTCTTTCCCCACTCTTGAAACGACTTCCGTGCAAAATCAGAAAAGGCACTGGCATTGATTTCAACCTGCGACATCCGCGACAGATCAAAGCCACTTAGTTTTGCCACATGAATCGACTCTTCACTCGCAAGATCAATCCCCATGTCTTTTGCGAGCCACTCGATCCGCTTAATCAGTCTTTCAGGGTAAAGTTTCGGATCAAACGACGACGGCGCACGAACCAGCACGGCAAGGCTCAGCATCTCGGCGTGGTTCAGAGTCCCGATGTCGCGGCCGAAATAATATCTTGAAGCCTGATTCACTCCGCGGCGTTTGCCACTGTAAGGAACTTGATTCAGATAAAATTCGAGGATCGTGACTTTATCCCAGCGTGCCTCAAGCGCGTACGCTTCCCAAGTTTCAATCCAACGTGACCAGAACGTGCGCGGTCGAGGTGTCAGCATTCTGACAACTTGTTCAGTAATCGTACTTGCGCCCCGATGAATCTGCCGGTCCCGAAGAGCCGCATAAAGTGCGCTCGCCCGCCCCTGCCAATCAACACCCATATGAGTGTAAAACTTGCGATCTTCCGAAGTCAGAAACGCTTTGACGAGAAACTCCGGCACCGCCGAAATAGCGACTTGATCGAACTCGTTCCAGCGATTGTCGTAGGTATCAACGAGGCGATCGCCGCGACGATCGACAATCAACTGACGCTGAACTTGGCCTGAAACCTCAAACGAGTTCTTCGGCGGCAAGCGGAAGTCATAGATCGTCTTTCCCATGACAGCTGTCACAAGAAAAACGAATCCAAGAATCATCCCGCGCACCACTTTATACACTATTGAACCTCAAGAGTATCCGCTGTGGTTTTACCAAAGACATCCGGGTCATACATTTCTTCTGCATGCATCGGCATCACAACAAACGAGCCCGGCGCAATGGCTTGGGCCATGTATGAAAGCTGATAGCGACCTTTTTCAAGGTACTCCGAGTAGAAACGGACGCTGTCGTGACGAATTTCTTGATGATAGAATCCATAGAAGCTTTCTGAGAAGTAGTTCCAGTCATCAAACTTCCATAGATAAGCACCGCGATCGATCTTGTCCTTAGCTTTGTTAGCATCTACAGCCGATGTGTTTGCCAGATCTTCGTTCAAGACCTCGAGGCCGCCTGGAACCGGATCATTCACAACGACAAAGCTGCGAGCAGATGGGACGTTGACGTAAAGGTTCACGCGAACGAGTTCACCTTTTTTAATTTTCATTGGCGAGGTCAAAAGAACAAACTTACCTGCGCGCTCAACGAGGTACTCACGGCGAGCTTCGATCCCAGCATTACGGCTTTTCGCGAAGTCTTCTTTCGGTGCGTAGGTGATCGCGGCCGTATAGTACAATCTTCCTTGGCCTGTGCGATCGATTTGAATCTCGGTTTTCGTGCCCGGATCTGTTGGCAGAATATCGCGTTTAAATTCCAAAGGCTTTTGACGGAAATCTTTGATCTCGCCCGAGCCAAAGTTTTTACCCGCCAAAGAAACACTGACTTTCATTGCCGGCTTCGTGGCTTCATAACGGCGGCCGTAATCAATCAAGGCTTCGGAGCAGAACATGTTCTCTTGAGTGTTTTCCCAGCGTTCTTTGCCCTTACGAGCCTGAGTGATGGTGCGAACCAGTTTGAATGGCACATCTGAAATCATCGACTGAGCCCAAGGTTTTACCGCCGCCTGAGAGAGGGCTGATAAAATCGCACACTGAGTGCGCGTTTCAGTGGAGTGAATGCGTGTCCAGCCGAAATCCTGCACTTCAGAGAAGCGGAACTTACCGCCGGTTTCA
Protein-coding regions in this window:
- a CDS encoding transglycosylase domain-containing protein is translated as MYKVVRGMILGFVFLVTAVMGKTIYDFRLPPKNSFEVSGQVQRQLIVDRRGDRLVDTYDNRWNEFDQVAISAVPEFLVKAFLTSEDRKFYTHMGVDWQGRASALYAALRDRQIHRGASTITEQVVRMLTPRPRTFWSRWIETWEAYALEARWDKVTILEFYLNQVPYSGKRRGVNQASRYYFGRDIGTLNHAEMLSLAVLVRAPSSFDPKLYPERLIKRIEWLAKDMGIDLASEESIHVAKLSGFDLSRMSQVEINASAFSDFARKSFQEWGKSHGVTAGIIETTIDGGLQNFSQNLLDHEIENLKKKNVNHGALLVADHQTGEVLAWSVSGGTSYNTVLVPRQPGSTLKPFLYGLAFQKGWTPATVIIDEPLVTAVGRGVHAIRNYSREYYGPVTIREALGNSLNTPAIKTVKFVTPEALLEFMKRAQFSTLRENADFYGEGLALGSSEVTLLDLVQAYTLFANEGRVRPLRWFKMEPTRTTEPILEPMAASLVSNILADPKARLMEFGATSILNFPAPTSVKTGTATDYRDAWAVGFNGRYVVGVWMGDLDRRPTEGNTGARGPALLLRSVFNYLNQEMPATKPLALNENLIAQEICKQGEMVTLKTANECQSYTEYFIPGTELKNTVGSVANSAVGTVHTEARISFPLPHVELAWDPRLPANAQALELKVENAGAKDRVRWWMNEKYLGETTNKNLMWPISRGTQKLSAQLIREDGSTETLRPVPFLVK